In Armatimonadota bacterium, a genomic segment contains:
- a CDS encoding prepilin-type N-terminal cleavage/methylation domain-containing protein, whose protein sequence is MKRGFTLIELLVVIAIIAILAAILFPIFVSAQEQGRQTKCLNNLKQLSTSVPQYCDDYAGTMPIVLGYYVSPERRDWAGCLHNVGGSNVVCSVRDGGLWKYTRNSDVYKCPSDFNSPAAGVTNQPTNFPISYSMNARIGSVPGIAADNPYYLLSKSNLDKESSGRSSRILLFIHESRGRINDGFFSWGNAWDIPGTVHNLGTTVSYVDGHCKWGSQKQLLKEMESAQWSSNTFYVKM, encoded by the coding sequence ATGAAAAGAGGGTTTACGCTTATTGAGTTGCTGGTTGTTATCGCGATAATAGCCATCCTTGCAGCGATATTATTTCCGATATTTGTGTCTGCACAGGAGCAGGGAAGACAGACAAAATGTCTAAACAATCTTAAACAGCTATCAACGTCCGTGCCGCAATATTGCGATGATTATGCAGGCACAATGCCGATTGTTCTCGGATATTATGTAAGTCCTGAAAGACGTGATTGGGCAGGGTGCCTGCATAATGTTGGCGGAAGTAACGTCGTATGCTCGGTCAGAGACGGCGGACTTTGGAAATACACACGCAACAGTGACGTATATAAATGCCCCAGTGATTTTAACTCACCCGCTGCAGGAGTTACCAACCAACCTACTAACTTTCCAATATCCTACTCTATGAATGCCCGGATAGGCTCTGTCCCCGGCATTGCCGCCGATAATCCTTATTACTTGTTGAGCAAATCAAATCTTGACAAAGAAAGCTCCGGGCGTTCATCCAGGATTCTTTTATTTATTCATGAGTCTCGCGGGCGTATTAACGATGGCTTCTTCAGTTGGGGCAATGCATGGGATATACCAGGCACTGTGCACAATTTGGGAACAACAGTTTCGTATGTGGACGGTCACTGCAAGTGGGGGAGCCAGAAGCAGTTGTTGAAAGAAATGGAAAGCGCCCAGTGGTCAAGCAACACGTTTTATGTGAAGATGTAG